From the Chloroflexus aurantiacus J-10-fl genome, one window contains:
- the ligA gene encoding NAD-dependent DNA ligase LigA gives MSHTTVADRINELRSLIRRYDYHYYVLDDPIVSDAEYDALMTELRALEAAHPELITPDSPTQRVSGTPASQFAKVQHPQPMLSLGNAFTKADLLAWRDRVLRLLGPDAIVAYVVEPKIDGLAVALTYRDGRLVQGATRGDGEVGEDVTANLRTIGSIPLTLQATSTPQDDDLPTTLPTTIEVRGEVYMRTADFETLNDRLAAAGEKIFANPRNAAAGSLRQKDPTITAARPLRFFAYGVGVVEGISLSSQWQTLRYLRALGFPVNQDVRRFTDFAEVLAYCEAWMAKRDDLPYEADGVVIKIDDFAQQRELGVVGRDPRWAIAFKFPAREAITRLLDITVNVGRTGVVTPNAELEPVQIGGVTVRNASLHNADYIAQRDIRIGDYVIVKRAGDVIPYVVGPVIARRDGSERPWQFPTHCPACGSPLEREEGEAAWRCNNFSICPAQLVRRVEHFVSRSALDIVGMGERQAELFVQRGLIRDVADIFFLKADQLAELEGFGPKRIANLLAAIDAARQRPLDRLLVGLGIRYVGTVAAQTLVAALGSLDAIMAARQEELEQIPGIGPVVAASIVDFFSRPANRALIEKLRAAGVQMGGVSGPTRQSDTLAGKTFVLTGTLPSLSREQASALIVAHGGKVTDSVSKKTSYVVAGANAGSKLAKALQLGIPVIDEAGLLALIGTTAEPPPSPPPPPPETNTDGNQLLLPLDGE, from the coding sequence ATGAGCCATACGACTGTCGCTGATCGCATCAACGAGCTACGCAGCCTGATCCGCCGCTACGACTATCACTACTACGTGCTCGACGATCCCATCGTCAGCGATGCTGAATACGATGCGCTGATGACTGAATTGCGCGCATTGGAGGCGGCACACCCAGAGTTAATCACCCCCGACTCGCCAACCCAACGGGTAAGCGGGACACCTGCATCTCAGTTTGCCAAAGTACAACACCCGCAGCCGATGTTATCACTCGGTAATGCCTTTACGAAGGCTGATCTCCTGGCATGGCGGGATCGGGTACTACGACTCCTTGGCCCCGATGCCATAGTAGCCTATGTGGTCGAGCCAAAGATTGACGGTCTGGCCGTTGCTCTGACCTACCGCGATGGCCGCTTGGTGCAGGGGGCCACCCGTGGCGACGGTGAGGTTGGCGAAGACGTGACGGCAAATCTGCGCACCATCGGCAGTATCCCGCTGACACTTCAAGCGACCAGTACGCCCCAAGATGATGACTTGCCGACGACATTGCCGACCACGATAGAGGTGCGGGGCGAAGTCTACATGCGCACGGCTGATTTTGAGACGCTGAATGATCGGCTTGCCGCCGCAGGAGAGAAAATCTTCGCGAACCCACGCAACGCTGCTGCCGGCTCGTTACGCCAGAAAGACCCCACAATTACCGCGGCCCGTCCGCTCCGCTTCTTTGCCTACGGTGTTGGCGTCGTTGAAGGCATTTCGCTCAGCAGTCAATGGCAAACGCTCCGCTATCTGCGCGCACTCGGCTTTCCAGTCAACCAGGATGTTCGCCGCTTCACCGACTTCGCTGAAGTCCTGGCCTATTGCGAAGCCTGGATGGCCAAACGTGACGATCTACCTTACGAAGCCGATGGGGTAGTGATCAAGATCGATGATTTCGCCCAGCAACGCGAACTGGGTGTTGTCGGGCGCGATCCCCGTTGGGCAATTGCCTTCAAATTCCCGGCCCGCGAAGCGATCACCCGCTTGCTCGATATTACGGTCAATGTTGGTCGTACCGGCGTCGTCACACCCAACGCTGAACTGGAGCCGGTACAGATCGGCGGTGTGACAGTACGAAACGCCAGTTTGCACAACGCCGATTACATTGCCCAGCGCGACATTCGGATCGGCGATTATGTCATCGTCAAACGCGCCGGTGACGTGATACCCTACGTGGTCGGCCCGGTGATCGCCCGTCGCGATGGCAGTGAGCGGCCCTGGCAATTTCCAACCCATTGCCCGGCCTGTGGCTCACCGCTTGAACGCGAAGAAGGTGAGGCGGCCTGGCGCTGCAACAATTTCAGCATCTGCCCGGCCCAACTGGTACGCCGGGTCGAACACTTCGTCAGCCGATCAGCCCTCGACATTGTTGGGATGGGTGAGCGACAGGCAGAACTCTTCGTCCAGCGCGGTCTCATTCGTGATGTAGCAGACATTTTCTTCTTGAAAGCCGATCAACTGGCAGAACTGGAGGGATTCGGCCCGAAACGGATCGCCAACCTGCTCGCCGCCATTGACGCTGCCCGGCAACGGCCACTCGACCGGCTCCTGGTCGGGCTGGGTATCCGCTACGTCGGCACCGTCGCCGCCCAAACTCTTGTTGCGGCGCTGGGATCACTCGACGCAATCATGGCAGCGCGCCAGGAAGAACTGGAACAGATTCCCGGTATTGGCCCGGTGGTAGCGGCCAGTATTGTTGATTTCTTCTCACGTCCAGCAAACCGGGCGCTGATAGAGAAGCTGCGGGCAGCCGGGGTACAGATGGGTGGGGTGAGTGGTCCAACGCGCCAGAGCGACACCCTCGCCGGCAAGACATTTGTCTTGACCGGAACGCTACCCTCGCTGAGCCGTGAGCAAGCCAGCGCACTCATTGTTGCCCATGGCGGTAAGGTGACCGATAGTGTGAGCAAAAAGACCAGCTATGTGGTGGCCGGAGCTAATGCCGGGAGTAAGCTCGCCAAAGCACTCCAGTTAGGGATTCCGGTCATTGACGAAGCCGGTCTGCTGGCATTGATCGGAACAACGGCAGAACCACCACCATCGCCACCACCACCTCCACCGGAAACCAACACCGACGGCAATCAGTTGCTCTTACCGCTTGACGGAGAATGA
- the rph gene encoding ribonuclease PH: protein MMRIDGRSPDQLRPISIEIGAAPYAEGSALIAYGKTRVLCTATVEDGVPAWMRGQQSGWVTAEYAMLPRATLQRTRRERNGPSGRTQEIQRLIGRSLRAAIDLNALGERTITIDCDVLQADGGTRTAAISGGYVALALAVDYLVRSGVLETRPTLTPVAAVSVGMLQGVLLLDLCYEEDSQADLDCNVVMNSAGGYIEVQATAERSAVTRDQLNALLDLAGRGIQQILDAQAAALATALPNNAMSQVQSP from the coding sequence ATGATGCGGATTGATGGACGGTCACCAGACCAACTACGTCCCATTTCCATCGAGATCGGTGCGGCACCGTATGCAGAGGGATCGGCACTGATCGCCTACGGAAAGACTCGTGTTCTCTGCACCGCTACGGTGGAAGATGGAGTACCAGCCTGGATGCGCGGCCAGCAGAGTGGCTGGGTCACTGCCGAGTATGCAATGCTGCCACGTGCCACTCTCCAACGCACCCGTCGCGAACGCAACGGGCCGAGTGGCCGAACCCAAGAAATTCAGCGGCTGATCGGTCGTTCGTTGCGGGCTGCGATTGACCTCAATGCGCTTGGGGAACGTACTATCACCATCGATTGTGATGTGTTACAGGCCGATGGCGGTACCCGCACGGCAGCAATCAGTGGCGGTTACGTTGCCCTGGCGCTGGCGGTAGATTACCTGGTACGCAGCGGCGTCCTGGAAACAAGACCAACGCTGACACCGGTGGCTGCTGTAAGTGTGGGCATGCTTCAGGGCGTGTTACTGCTTGATCTCTGCTACGAAGAAGACAGTCAGGCCGACCTCGATTGCAACGTAGTGATGAACAGTGCCGGCGGGTATATCGAAGTCCAGGCCACAGCCGAGCGATCAGCAGTCACTCGCGACCAGCTCAACGCACTGCTCGATCTGGCCGGACGAGGCATTCAACAGATTTTGGACGCACAGGCCGCTGCGCTGGCAACTGCCTTGCCCAACAACGCCATGAGCCAGGTACAATCCCCATAA
- a CDS encoding tetratricopeptide repeat protein, producing MTDETRRVAGRRHLRYGLAFERTQHPEAAVDQFRRAIAADPTLRDAHNALAFHYQQQGLLAKAADAFAAVASLADDYFAHFNLGFVLIELERYDEAEREFRRCLELDPGDVAAQLELAYIYAARGDYETALNFLTIPRQHYYDDWGVFHLLGRCLFHMQRFDEARQAWQQSLALAPTPETQLELLSCLQSIERRREFHATISHKDELYIHEGVICLGSAMDDGFTIRPLSNYRFSELDVARTIQRFLALARSSEWRFGGVTTPELMSKPLALTLAQLLNLPLLSLHHLPQLSEPILIVMAVGHSADLLTIARERLPVPGPGFCLAVNWTRQSKLLPEIIGVIVEGQCTVPWEEELQSLDTAGQTDHIKHIAGRLIQMVQTLPGEDNLPRQIRYYTRHHRRLAINALLHTSPPDHPAE from the coding sequence ATGACAGACGAGACCAGACGCGTTGCCGGTCGTCGCCATCTACGCTACGGTTTGGCTTTTGAACGCACCCAACATCCCGAAGCAGCGGTTGATCAGTTTCGGCGCGCAATCGCTGCTGATCCGACCCTGCGCGATGCCCATAATGCGCTGGCTTTCCACTATCAGCAGCAGGGGCTGCTGGCGAAAGCTGCCGATGCCTTTGCGGCTGTCGCCAGCCTGGCCGACGACTATTTTGCCCACTTTAACCTCGGTTTTGTCCTGATTGAACTCGAGCGCTACGATGAGGCTGAACGCGAGTTTCGCCGTTGCCTTGAACTTGACCCTGGTGACGTAGCGGCACAACTCGAACTGGCCTACATCTACGCAGCCCGTGGTGACTACGAAACTGCCTTGAACTTCCTGACAATCCCGCGTCAACACTATTACGACGACTGGGGCGTGTTTCACCTGCTTGGTCGCTGTCTCTTTCACATGCAACGCTTCGACGAAGCACGTCAGGCCTGGCAACAGAGCCTGGCCCTGGCCCCAACCCCAGAAACGCAACTGGAATTGCTCTCCTGTCTGCAAAGTATTGAACGACGACGTGAATTTCACGCCACCATCAGTCACAAAGACGAACTCTACATTCACGAGGGGGTTATCTGTCTCGGTTCAGCAATGGACGATGGGTTCACGATCCGACCGCTGAGCAATTACCGGTTCAGCGAACTCGATGTCGCCCGTACCATACAGCGTTTTCTTGCCCTGGCCCGCAGCAGCGAATGGCGTTTCGGTGGGGTGACGACACCAGAGCTGATGAGCAAGCCATTGGCGCTGACCCTGGCGCAATTACTCAATCTGCCATTGCTGAGCCTGCACCACTTACCGCAGCTCTCCGAGCCAATCTTGATCGTGATGGCAGTCGGTCATTCCGCCGATCTGCTCACCATTGCCCGCGAACGCTTGCCCGTTCCTGGACCTGGCTTCTGCCTGGCAGTTAACTGGACACGCCAAAGCAAATTGTTGCCGGAAATCATCGGGGTAATCGTCGAAGGTCAATGCACCGTACCCTGGGAAGAGGAATTGCAAAGCCTTGATACAGCCGGTCAGACCGATCACATCAAACACATTGCCGGACGACTGATACAGATGGTACAAACGCTACCCGGCGAAGACAACCTGCCTCGCCAGATTCGATACTACACACGCCACCATCGGCGATTGGCAATCAATGCCCTGTTGCACACCTCGCCGCCCGACCACCCGGCTGAGTAG
- the selB gene encoding selenocysteine-specific translation elongation factor, with the protein MQEFLAMFVIGTAGHVDHGKSTLVKALTGIDPDRLREEQQREMTIDLGFAWLTLPGGREVSLIDVPGHERFIKNMLAGVGGIDAVLLVIAADEAVMPQTREHLAIIDLLAIRHGIVVLSKVDLVDADWLELVREEVREALAGSTLASAPIVPVSARTGAGLAELLLTLDRLLDTLPARDQVRGVPRLAIDRSFTITGFGTVVTGTLRDGVLSVGQEVELLPPGLRARIRGLQSHQRPIDQGKPGMRVAVNLAGVHHRDIRRGHVLTLPGALTPTTLLDARVRVVSDVAPIAHNAALDLFIGSSEAPCRLTLLDTDELSAGTEGWVQIRLTVPVVAAVGDRFILRTPSPSRTVAGGVVIDPHPPRHRRFRSEVIAALTLRSQGSPAERLRQTLADGRPRLRTESLAAAGITDTEAEAVLVALVTEGHLVVLGDDVLISSAGWASLRATLRDLLASYHQRFPLRRGMSREEVRQRLQLTPRLWQSVLATTMAEGWLSADETTVRLTNFTPQPTADQQRALNRYISALAHMPPAPPPAELDSELLAWACDNGLLVKIASDLYLLPATCTAMTMWVRTTVETQGGVTVAAFRDHFGVSRRYAVAFLEYLDEQRITRRVGDTRILVR; encoded by the coding sequence ATGCAAGAGTTTCTGGCAATGTTTGTGATTGGAACTGCCGGTCATGTCGATCACGGTAAGTCAACCCTGGTCAAGGCATTAACCGGTATTGATCCCGACCGTTTGCGCGAAGAGCAGCAACGCGAGATGACCATCGATCTGGGATTTGCCTGGCTGACCCTGCCGGGTGGGCGGGAAGTGAGTTTGATCGATGTCCCCGGACACGAGCGTTTTATCAAGAACATGCTCGCCGGTGTGGGTGGTATTGATGCGGTGCTCCTCGTCATTGCCGCCGATGAAGCAGTGATGCCGCAGACCCGTGAGCATCTGGCGATTATCGATCTGTTGGCGATCCGCCACGGGATTGTGGTGCTGAGCAAAGTTGATCTGGTCGATGCTGACTGGCTGGAGCTGGTGCGCGAAGAGGTGCGCGAGGCGCTGGCCGGGAGTACACTGGCATCAGCACCGATAGTGCCCGTCTCGGCCCGTACTGGCGCCGGTTTGGCCGAACTGCTGCTAACACTCGACCGTTTACTTGATACGCTGCCGGCGCGTGATCAGGTGCGCGGTGTGCCGCGATTGGCGATTGATCGGAGTTTTACCATTACCGGTTTTGGTACGGTCGTGACCGGTACCTTACGCGATGGTGTCCTCTCAGTTGGTCAAGAGGTCGAACTCTTACCGCCAGGATTACGTGCGCGCATTCGAGGTTTACAAAGCCATCAACGACCAATCGATCAGGGGAAACCGGGCATGCGGGTGGCCGTGAACCTGGCCGGTGTTCATCACCGCGACATCAGGCGTGGTCATGTGCTGACCTTGCCAGGCGCATTGACGCCGACGACCTTACTCGATGCACGAGTGCGCGTTGTTAGTGATGTGGCGCCAATCGCGCATAATGCTGCGCTCGATCTGTTTATCGGGAGCAGTGAAGCGCCCTGTCGGCTTACCCTGCTGGATACCGATGAGTTGAGCGCCGGTACCGAAGGATGGGTACAGATTCGGCTGACAGTTCCGGTCGTTGCCGCCGTTGGTGACCGGTTCATTCTGCGCACGCCTTCACCCAGTCGCACTGTTGCAGGTGGCGTGGTGATTGATCCGCATCCGCCACGCCATCGTCGCTTTCGTTCCGAGGTGATTGCGGCATTGACATTGCGATCCCAGGGTAGTCCCGCCGAGCGGTTACGCCAAACCCTGGCCGATGGCCGGCCCCGGCTGCGCACAGAGAGTTTAGCTGCTGCCGGTATCACTGATACTGAGGCCGAGGCGGTGCTGGTGGCACTCGTCACAGAGGGACATCTGGTCGTATTGGGAGACGACGTTCTGATCTCATCTGCGGGTTGGGCCAGTTTACGTGCAACCTTACGTGATCTCCTGGCGTCGTACCATCAACGCTTTCCGCTGCGGCGGGGCATGTCGCGTGAGGAGGTACGCCAGCGCTTGCAACTGACACCACGACTCTGGCAAAGTGTCCTGGCAACCACCATGGCAGAGGGCTGGCTCAGTGCTGATGAAACAACGGTACGGTTGACCAACTTCACACCACAGCCAACAGCAGATCAGCAACGTGCGCTCAATCGCTACATAAGCGCGCTGGCCCACATGCCCCCTGCTCCACCACCTGCTGAACTCGACAGTGAATTACTGGCGTGGGCATGTGATAATGGTCTGTTGGTGAAGATCGCATCTGACCTGTATCTGTTGCCGGCAACCTGCACAGCAATGACGATGTGGGTGCGAACTACCGTAGAAACGCAGGGCGGGGTAACGGTAGCAGCGTTTCGTGACCATTTTGGCGTCTCGCGACGGTATGCAGTTGCGTTTCTTGAATACCTTGACGAACAGCGGATAACCCGGCGAGTGGGAGATACACGCATTCTGGTGCGTTAA
- a CDS encoding M24 family metallopeptidase yields the protein MTNRLQQLRATLAARELPAMLLTAPTSRRYISGFTGSAGALLISAEAAFLLTDGRYLIRAAAEAPHFTLREVRPPARPMTALIADLASELGIKRLGFEAAVMTVAEHRQYTAALGNAIELVPTENIVEELRMVKDEEEIALLRRAAAITDAALAAVLPALTPTMTEREAAWRLEVALHDLGAEGPSFPIIVAAGRNSARPHHTPGDDVLGEGQPIIIDMGARLDGYHADLTRTIVLGQPDDTFRAVYAATLKAQQAAMQALRPGLPWSEADAIARRVIGEAGYAEGIAHSLGHGVGLVIHEAPWLRITAPDAPPSPPLQAGMVTSIEPGIYLPEWGGVRIEDLVLITTNGYEVLSQAPK from the coding sequence ATGACGAACCGATTGCAACAATTACGGGCAACGCTGGCCGCACGCGAATTACCGGCAATGTTGCTCACTGCGCCAACCAGTCGCCGTTACATCAGCGGCTTCACCGGTAGCGCCGGTGCTTTGCTTATCAGTGCCGAAGCCGCCTTCTTGCTCACCGACGGTCGCTATCTGATACGAGCTGCGGCTGAAGCACCGCACTTTACCCTGCGTGAGGTACGTCCTCCGGCCAGACCAATGACCGCCCTGATCGCTGATCTGGCGAGCGAACTGGGCATCAAACGATTGGGCTTTGAAGCGGCGGTTATGACCGTTGCCGAGCATCGTCAGTACACCGCCGCGCTTGGCAATGCTATCGAGCTGGTTCCCACCGAGAATATTGTGGAAGAACTACGGATGGTCAAGGATGAGGAAGAAATTGCGCTGCTGCGCCGGGCCGCCGCCATCACCGATGCTGCCCTGGCCGCAGTGCTACCCGCACTCACCCCTACCATGACCGAGCGTGAAGCGGCATGGCGCCTCGAAGTAGCACTGCACGACCTGGGTGCCGAAGGGCCGTCTTTCCCGATTATCGTGGCTGCGGGTCGCAATAGTGCCCGTCCACATCATACGCCGGGTGATGATGTTTTGGGGGAAGGCCAACCGATCATCATCGATATGGGGGCCCGTCTTGATGGCTACCACGCCGATTTGACTCGCACGATTGTGCTCGGTCAACCCGACGACACCTTTCGAGCAGTGTATGCGGCAACCCTCAAGGCACAACAGGCTGCCATGCAAGCCCTTCGCCCTGGATTACCGTGGTCTGAAGCTGATGCCATCGCTCGCCGCGTTATCGGTGAGGCCGGCTACGCTGAAGGCATCGCGCACAGCCTCGGCCACGGCGTTGGTCTGGTGATCCATGAAGCACCCTGGCTCCGAATTACCGCCCCTGACGCACCTCCCAGTCCGCCGTTGCAGGCCGGAATGGTGACTTCTATCGAACCGGGCATCTACCTGCCGGAATGGGGTGGGGTGCGGATTGAGGATTTGGTCCTCATCACGACCAATGGTTACGAGGTGTTGTCACAGGCACCGAAGTAA
- a CDS encoding DNA-3-methyladenine glycosylase family protein translates to MEHALQHLRNVDPTLGHWIEQIGPYTLQRQPHGFATLAYAIISQQLSLVAARTIRDRLNERLGSLAPETIIAADETVLRAAGLSAQKSSYLRDLAERVMSGQLDLNLLPTLDDETAITHLMTVKGIGRWTAEIYLMFALERLDVLPAADLGLRDAVRLIYDQPRLPKPQELRTFGERWRPYRSIACWYLWQARRIMIS, encoded by the coding sequence ATGGAACACGCACTTCAGCATCTACGCAACGTTGATCCAACGCTAGGGCACTGGATCGAACAGATTGGCCCATATACATTGCAACGGCAGCCGCACGGCTTTGCCACGCTGGCCTATGCCATCATTAGCCAGCAACTATCACTGGTAGCGGCCCGAACCATTCGCGACCGTCTCAACGAGCGATTGGGCAGCCTGGCACCGGAGACTATCATTGCGGCTGATGAGACAGTACTGCGCGCTGCCGGCCTCTCGGCTCAGAAGAGCAGCTACCTGCGCGACCTGGCCGAGCGCGTGATGAGTGGTCAACTCGACCTGAACCTGCTGCCAACGCTCGACGATGAAACAGCCATCACACACCTGATGACCGTAAAGGGCATTGGGCGATGGACGGCTGAAATCTATCTGATGTTTGCCCTCGAACGACTGGATGTCCTGCCGGCTGCCGATCTGGGCCTGCGTGATGCTGTTCGTCTCATCTACGATCAACCACGCCTGCCCAAACCCCAGGAACTGCGTACCTTTGGTGAACGCTGGCGTCCCTACCGCAGCATTGCCTGCTGGTACCTCTGGCAGGCACGGCGGATTATGATCAGTTAA
- a CDS encoding ATPase domain-containing protein, giving the protein MEQAATQRLATGIPGLDEICGGGLVPRYAYLVRGGPGTGKTTLGLHFLAAGAANGETTLFISLEETESKIRWNAAQTGINLNQVHILDLSPSSDFFANTQIYDIFSPAEVEREPITRQIVETVQRLQPTRVFLDSITQFRYLTPDTFQFRKQVISFLRFLAEQRTTVVFSAENSAAFPDDDLQYIADGIISLELTNTGRYLTVSKMRGSSFVSGRHAMRLTTQGLQVFPRIIPTPLVAGHAFTLIPSGVPELDELLNGGVERGTITLITGPSGVGKTTLGFQFMKEAASRGERSMVFSFEEEIEIMQQRCEAVNIPVRAMQKQQLLRIEKIEPLQYNPAEFAQHVRYFIEQEQIKVVMIDSVTGYRLCMHGEDLISQLHALSKYLQSRGVTVFLIMDTTDIVGDFKVTEIGASYLGDNIIFLRFLEIEGELRKAIGVLKKRLGDFEKTLREFAISRYGIKVGKPLTNLRGILSGMPTWVDKA; this is encoded by the coding sequence ATGGAACAGGCAGCAACGCAACGTCTCGCAACTGGTATCCCCGGCCTCGACGAAATTTGTGGTGGTGGATTGGTGCCACGTTACGCTTACCTGGTGCGTGGCGGGCCGGGAACGGGAAAAACGACGCTTGGCCTCCATTTCCTGGCTGCCGGCGCGGCAAATGGCGAAACGACGCTATTTATCAGCCTCGAAGAGACCGAGAGTAAAATTCGCTGGAATGCAGCGCAAACAGGCATCAATCTCAATCAGGTTCATATCCTCGACCTCAGTCCATCATCTGATTTTTTTGCCAACACCCAAATCTACGACATCTTCTCACCGGCTGAAGTAGAACGAGAACCGATTACGCGCCAGATTGTTGAGACCGTACAACGTCTGCAACCCACACGGGTCTTCCTTGACTCGATTACTCAGTTTCGCTATCTCACTCCTGATACCTTTCAATTCCGCAAGCAGGTTATCTCATTTCTGCGGTTTCTCGCTGAACAGCGAACGACAGTTGTCTTTTCGGCTGAGAATAGTGCCGCCTTTCCTGATGATGATTTGCAGTATATTGCTGATGGTATCATCTCGCTCGAATTAACCAATACCGGTCGCTATCTGACCGTCAGCAAGATGCGCGGTTCATCGTTTGTGAGTGGTCGTCATGCGATGCGTTTGACCACTCAGGGCTTGCAGGTATTCCCACGTATCATTCCAACCCCGTTGGTGGCCGGCCATGCTTTCACATTGATCCCTTCTGGAGTACCCGAACTTGATGAGTTGCTGAACGGTGGGGTTGAACGAGGCACGATCACACTGATCACCGGCCCGTCGGGGGTGGGTAAAACGACCCTTGGTTTTCAATTTATGAAGGAGGCAGCCAGTCGCGGTGAGCGGTCGATGGTCTTCTCATTTGAAGAAGAGATCGAGATTATGCAACAGCGTTGTGAGGCGGTGAATATTCCGGTTCGGGCAATGCAAAAACAACAATTGCTGCGGATTGAGAAGATCGAGCCGCTTCAGTACAACCCGGCAGAGTTTGCCCAGCATGTACGCTACTTTATCGAACAAGAGCAGATTAAAGTTGTCATGATCGATAGTGTGACCGGCTACCGCCTGTGTATGCACGGTGAAGACTTGATCAGTCAGTTGCATGCTCTGAGCAAATATTTGCAGAGTCGAGGCGTAACGGTCTTTTTAATCATGGATACAACCGACATTGTGGGTGATTTCAAAGTTACTGAGATTGGCGCCAGTTATCTGGGCGACAATATCATCTTTTTGCGCTTTTTAGAGATTGAGGGTGAGCTGCGCAAGGCCATCGGGGTTTTGAAAAAACGGTTGGGTGATTTTGAGAAGACATTGCGCGAATTTGCGATTTCTCGTTATGGGATTAAAGTAGGGAAGCCGCTCACCAATTTACGCGGTATTCTAAGTGGAATGCCGACGTGGGTTGATAAGGCGTGA
- a CDS encoding zinc-dependent metalloprotease yields MAGNQNDLRRFGTALLLGVAAGFAARYYLETRARNSTRPASGLIDWEQARQAALRLSQWEQAPVDNRAFRREQYARMVALSEPLIADYLGVRLPEPVSRIFVFDRREWLEANIVSFSQLFRPIEEMYEKNGGGRGALGVLMNDVSSKLLGVQIGGLLGYLAQRVLGQYDLSLLSAEATGGSLYFVEPNIARVQQQLGLSDEDFRLWITLHEMTHAFEFEAYPWVRTYFRELLEQNFALVSGQMLSSGNSLVDMLMRLLQGIGSGQHWIETVLTPEQRAVFDRIQALMSLIEGYGNHVMNAVGRRLLPSFNQIEQQIAQRQRQRTMLDQMVFRLTGLDLKLAQYQQGEAFVNAVVAARGIQFASRVWERPENLPSMDEIRNPGQWIVRMDRQ; encoded by the coding sequence TTGGCCGGTAATCAGAATGATTTGCGCCGTTTTGGCACAGCTTTGTTGTTGGGTGTAGCTGCCGGATTTGCCGCACGTTATTACCTTGAAACACGTGCCCGTAACAGCACTCGCCCTGCCAGCGGTCTGATCGATTGGGAGCAGGCTCGCCAGGCTGCGTTGCGGCTGTCTCAATGGGAGCAGGCACCGGTGGATAATCGGGCTTTCCGGCGCGAGCAGTATGCGCGGATGGTGGCGCTCAGCGAACCTCTGATCGCCGACTATCTCGGTGTACGGCTACCTGAACCGGTAAGTCGGATTTTTGTCTTTGATCGGCGGGAATGGCTGGAAGCGAATATCGTTTCATTTAGCCAGCTTTTTCGCCCGATTGAAGAGATGTACGAGAAGAACGGCGGTGGGCGGGGTGCACTCGGCGTGCTGATGAATGACGTTAGCAGCAAGCTCCTGGGCGTTCAGATTGGCGGCTTGCTCGGCTATCTGGCTCAACGGGTGCTCGGTCAGTACGATCTCAGTTTACTGTCGGCTGAGGCGACCGGCGGCTCACTCTATTTCGTGGAACCCAATATTGCCCGCGTCCAACAGCAACTGGGTCTGAGCGACGAGGATTTCCGGCTCTGGATTACGCTGCATGAAATGACCCATGCCTTCGAGTTTGAAGCCTACCCATGGGTGCGCACGTACTTCCGCGAGCTACTTGAGCAAAATTTTGCCCTCGTCAGTGGGCAAATGCTCAGTAGTGGCAATAGCCTGGTCGATATGCTCATGCGCCTCTTGCAAGGTATTGGGAGTGGTCAACACTGGATCGAGACCGTGTTAACACCTGAGCAGCGAGCGGTTTTTGACCGGATTCAGGCGCTGATGTCGCTGATCGAAGGCTACGGGAATCACGTGATGAATGCAGTTGGTCGCCGGTTGTTGCCCAGCTTCAACCAGATTGAGCAGCAGATTGCCCAGCGCCAACGCCAGCGCACCATGCTTGACCAGATGGTCTTCCGTCTGACCGGTCTCGATCTGAAGCTGGCTCAATATCAGCAGGGCGAGGCGTTTGTCAATGCGGTTGTCGCAGCGCGTGGCATTCAGTTTGCCAGCCGGGTATGGGAGCGACCGGAGAATCTGCCGTCGATGGATGAAATCCGCAATCCGGGGCAATGGATCGTGAGGATGGATCGGCAGTAG